From Varibaculum massiliense, a single genomic window includes:
- a CDS encoding GNAT family N-acetyltransferase, which yields MQIEYQNHLKPDQPAILVHELLEQAFGPEELGESEDLIAQLQAGQFQTFSAWEDALPLGAAISWPATSEVTLLSWLAVSPRTRGHGVGSKLFRQAICALESGNNPLLILGEIEDPQLHAPSEDRGDPQRRWAFYQRLGAKHLDFPFVMPRLSANVPVGQDMWLLSFGGRAHAGIEASTGRIAGQGLGRPLEKFLKTYLADSGESRNADGKYRAEIEKMLAAATNLE from the coding sequence GTGCAGATCGAGTATCAAAACCACCTGAAGCCGGATCAGCCTGCAATCTTGGTTCATGAACTTTTGGAACAGGCTTTTGGCCCCGAAGAGCTGGGGGAGTCAGAAGATTTGATTGCTCAGCTGCAGGCGGGGCAGTTCCAGACTTTTTCTGCTTGGGAGGATGCTCTTCCATTAGGGGCAGCGATTTCCTGGCCGGCTACCAGCGAAGTTACTTTGCTGAGTTGGCTGGCGGTCAGTCCCCGCACTCGCGGTCATGGGGTGGGCTCTAAACTTTTCCGTCAAGCGATTTGCGCTCTGGAATCTGGTAATAACCCCCTGTTGATTCTGGGAGAAATTGAAGATCCGCAGCTCCACGCGCCCTCGGAAGATAGAGGGGATCCGCAGCGGCGTTGGGCTTTCTACCAGCGCCTGGGAGCCAAACACCTGGACTTTCCCTTCGTGATGCCGCGTTTGAGTGCGAACGTACCGGTGGGGCAGGATATGTGGCTGCTCAGTTTCGGAGGGCGCGCTCACGCCGGGATTGAGGCTAGTACCGGCAGGATTGCGGGGCAAGGCTTGGGTCGTCCTCTAGAAAAATTCTTGAAAACCTACCTAGCAGATAGCGGCGAAAGCCGGAACGCAGACGGAAAGTATCGCGCCGAAATCGAAAAAATGCTGGCAGCCGCCACCAATCTAGAATAA
- the relB gene encoding type II toxin-antitoxin system RelB family antitoxin, translating into MVATSVRMSDKTAEKLDKLSRLTGRSKSYYLREAIESSIDQLLYEYTLLNEVEEIRAGKAKTYSLEEVKAELGLED; encoded by the coding sequence ATGGTCGCTACTTCGGTACGGATGAGCGATAAGACCGCGGAAAAACTTGATAAGTTATCGCGTCTAACCGGACGCTCAAAATCTTATTATCTTCGTGAGGCGATTGAATCCTCAATTGACCAGTTGCTCTATGAATACACCCTACTAAATGAAGTAGAAGAAATTCGCGCTGGTAAAGCGAAGACTTACTCCCTCGAGGAAGTGAAGGCGGAACTTGGTCTGGAAGATTGA
- a CDS encoding sortase, with translation MGGCGIAAARGKARRTRWVRWIQVICITLSLLLVALLGYSWWQGRAGNSEIDNLLTKAQEVIPGSRQVGVIATQTPENAKKPGSSSGKIAGKGSERGAEGASALDAASPYLETVNLSGYEVTGILQIADLNQSWPIIASGNAAATAKIPSIYGGNPASGNLVITDSADNRQFTGIKNLPDGSEVVFTDISGREYRYQIATVETVPNRKLSAISRHRERWDAAIITPNFSGRGQIVTRLVKSENN, from the coding sequence ATGGGTGGATGCGGTATCGCCGCCGCCAGGGGTAAAGCCCGCCGGACGCGCTGGGTACGCTGGATACAGGTAATCTGTATCACGCTGAGCTTGCTGCTAGTGGCGCTACTGGGGTACTCCTGGTGGCAAGGGCGTGCCGGTAATAGCGAAATAGATAACCTCCTGACGAAAGCCCAGGAAGTTATCCCCGGCTCCCGCCAGGTGGGAGTAATCGCCACCCAAACCCCCGAAAACGCGAAAAAGCCCGGCTCGTCCTCCGGGAAAATAGCTGGTAAGGGGAGTGAGCGGGGTGCGGAAGGTGCCTCTGCCCTGGACGCTGCCAGCCCTTACCTCGAGACCGTAAATCTTTCCGGGTACGAGGTCACCGGGATCCTGCAGATTGCCGACCTGAATCAAAGCTGGCCGATTATCGCTAGCGGCAATGCGGCGGCGACTGCGAAAATTCCGAGTATTTATGGGGGTAATCCCGCCAGCGGCAACCTGGTGATCACCGACAGCGCCGATAACCGGCAGTTTACAGGGATTAAGAATCTGCCCGATGGATCCGAAGTAGTGTTTACCGATATTTCCGGACGCGAATACCGCTACCAGATAGCAACCGTAGAAACTGTTCCCAACCGCAAATTATCAGCAATTTCGCGTCACCGGGAAAGATGGGATGCCGCAATCATTACCCCCAACTTTTCAGGCCGCGGGCAAATAGTCACCCGCCTAGTAAAATCCGAAAATAACTAG